The genomic window AGGGACGGCCAAAGCAGGTCATTCCCCTCAATCCCGAGAGCGTCATGGATGCCATCAAGCAGCGATACGATGAGAGGATAGAGGCCCTTAAATCGGCCCTCGAGGAGATTTACACTCCCCACGGAGAGATAGGCAGCGTAATCGTGGTTAAAAGTCGTATAACCCTTGAAGACTACATCCGGAGGGCCATAAAGAACGCCCGGTTCCACATGAGCATCGCCGTTCCCAGGGGTTTTCTGAAGAAACTGGAGAAGGATCTGAGAAAGAAGAAGGAGAACAATGTCCGCATAAATCTCTTCGTATACGGTGAGAACGACGTCCCTCTCGTGGCCAACGAGATACGCGTCAGAGACGTGCCGGATCCGATAATCATAATTCAAGACAGGGACATGGGTGTATACCTTCCCTACGAGGCCTTGGGCGGTGGCAGCTCCCTACACGGCTACGGCCTTATAATCCAGGACAACAACCTGCTCTTCATGCTTGACCGCTACTTCTACCACGCCCTATGGCCCACCGGCAGGATCGTTTATCGCGAGGAGCGCGAGCTCAAGCTTCCAAGGGAGTACATCCACATAAGAGAGCTGGTCGCGGACCTGAAAACATTTGGACTCGCAGGCATAGGCGTGGAGGTCATCGGAAGGTTCGTACGTTCAGGGGAGCCGGTCCATATCACGGGCACCATCGTTGAGTTTTTTGAAGACGAGCACAAGGTGATATCCAACATAACCGTCGAGACCGAGGACGGGGCCAGATACATAGTGGGCGGCTGGAACGCTTCCCTAGAGGACATAGAGGCCGAGAGGATCGTTCTCTTTGAGTAAGCTTTTTTGCTGGAGATGGTGGGAATGGACGCCAAAACTGTCGCTCTTGAGATTATGAGGGCGGCGATCGAGAATGCAGACCCCTACAGGGCAGTGCGTAGGAGCATCAGCGTCGATGGAAACCGCCTGATGGTTTTTGGAAAGGAACTTCCAGTACGGGGAAAAATCTATCTTCTGGCCTTCGGCAAGGCCGCCTGCTCCATGGCAAAAGCTATAGTTGACGTCCTTGGGGAACGGATTGGGGAAGGGGTAATAGTCACCAAGTACGGCTACGCCGAAAACTGTCCCAAGCTGGGAAGGCTGAAGGTCATCGAGGCCGGGCATCCCGTTCCAGACGAGAACTCCCTTCTGGGTGGAAAGCTCGGCCTAGAACTGGCGGAAAAGGTTGGGGAAGACGATATCCTTCTCGTCCTCATCTCCGGTGGCGGAAGTGCGCTCTTCCTCCTCCCGGAGGAAGGCATAAGTCTGGGAGATAAAATCAGGACGAACGAGCTCCTTCTGAAGAGCGGGGCAAAGATATACGAGATAAACACAGTGAGGAAGCACATCTCTGCGGTGAAAGGCGGTAAGCTGGCAAAACGTGTAAAAGGCACCGTGATAAGTCTCATCCTCTCGGACGTCGTTGGCGACCCGCTTGAGGCGATAGCCTCTGGTCCGACCGTGAAGGATCCGACTACATTCCAGGACGCCTTCCGGATACTGAAGCTCTACGGCGTCTGGGAGAAACTGCCGAAGAGCGTTAAGAGGCACATCGAGCTGGGGCTTGAGGGAAAGGCCGGGGAGACCCTCAAGGAAGATCTGCCCAACGTCCACAACTTCGTAGTCGGAAGCAACACCCTCGCCTGCGAATCAGCGCTGAAAAAGGCGAGAGAGCTCGGCTACAACGCGGCGATACTCACCACAACCCTCGAAGGCGAGGCCAGAGAGGTAGCTTTGGCGATAGGCTCTATAGTCCAGGAGGTAGCCAGATACGACCGCCCGGTTCCAAAGCCTGCCGTCCTGATAGCCGGCGGCGAGTGGACGGTGACCATTGAGGGAGAAGCCGGCCTCGGCGGGCCGAACCAGGAGTTTGCCCTGAGCATTGCCCGGAAGATAGAGGGGCTGAACGCCGTCGTTTTGGCCGTTGATACCGACGGGACGGACGGGCCGACCGACGCCGCTGGCGGGATAGTGGACGGGAAAACGCTTGGGCTTCTAAGGGAAGCGGGAATAGACGTCGAGGAAGCCCTCAGGAGGCACGACGCATATAATGCGCTGGAAAAGGCCGGCGCGCTCCTCAAAACAGGACCGACCGGAACGAACGTGAACTCTCTGGTGGTGGCTGTCATTCCGAAGAGGCTTTAAGGAAAACCTTTCAATATTACTGGGTGAAATCATGAACCGCATTCCACGAAGGGAGCTCGTGAGAAAGGGCTGGCACGTCCTCCCCGGGATCCTCGGTGCCCCTATAATCGTCTTCACCCCGAAGTGGGTTACCTTAGTGGTCGTCTGGTTCTTCGCCTTTCTCTACACGCTCCAGCACCTCAAGCTCCTCCGCGGCTGGAGCTTTACCGTGCCCATAGCAGACCTGAGCTACAGGACGATGGCGAGAGAGGACGAGAGGGACAACTTTCTAGGGAGCTTTCTGCTGTGGGTCACAATGGCCATAATCTGCACGGTCTTTCCTAAAATAGCCGCCCTCTCGGCCCTGTGGGTTTCGACCTTCGGCGACTGCTGCAACGCCATAGCCGGCCAGCTCCTCGGAGGGCCGAGAATTCCCTGGAACCGGAGAAAAACCCTCATCGGGAGCACCGTGATGCTGGTGGTTTCAATCCTGGCACTCTGGGCCAGTCACAGGGTTCTTGAGCTTGACCCATCTCCCGCTATCATAATGGGGGTTGCGATGGTCGCAACCCTCCTTGAAAGCCTCCCTCTCCACTCCGCCTACGATGAGTTCACCGTTCCATTCTCAACCGCGTTCCTTGTCTGGCTGGCCTACGGAGGGGCTCTGCTCTCCCCTGTGTGGTGACTTTTTCTTTCCAAGCCTCGCCCTTTAGGGTTGGGTACAGTACTCTGCAAATTAGTCATTAAGCGGGAAAGCAATACTCTTTTAAAGCCTGAAACGCATACTATCTCCTGGAATGAAGCGTTCTGTAACGGTTAAACTTCAACCATCAAAGGCGCAGGAGAAAATCCTCTTTGAGTTAGCTTACGCTTCAGCCATAATCTGGGACAAGCTCAATTATCAGCGTTTAAAACAGTTCAAAGAATTCGGCAAAATCGACTTTGGAACAACGGAAAAAGAAGCTTATCACGAGTTCAAAAACTGGATTGGTGGTTCGACAGTCCAGCAATTAGCCAGAAAAAACGCTGAGGCATGGCGTTCATTCTTCTCACTCAACAGGAGGAAAAAGAAGGGGGAACTTCCAGAATGGTTCAAGCCAAGACCGCCCAAATTCGTTAGGGAAGAGAACGGCAGAAAACTCTTCGTAATTCCCCTGAGAAACGACCAGTACCGGATTAATGGCAACGTCCTCGAATTGAGAAGACTCGGAAAATTCGGCAGGCTTAAACTCCAGTTCAAAGGCAGAATACACTTGAGAGGCAAACAGGGAAGGTTGGAAATAACTTACGACCCCATTAAGAGGAAATGGTACGCTCACGTGAGCTTTAACGTTGAGGAAAAGCTTGAAAATGGCGAGTGGGTTAAGCTTCCAAGAACTCCAAAAGGAAGCCTCTCAGCAGGAATTGACCTTGGAGTAAACAACTTGATGGCCGTTTACGTTGAGAATGGTGAAAGCTTTCTCGTGAACGGGAGGCCGTTAAAGAGCATTGATTTTTACTGGAGAAAGAGAATGGCGGACTACCAGTCCAAACTCAACAAGAGTGGGGCGAAAACGAGCAGGAAGTTAAAAAGAATGCACGAGAAGGCGAAACTTCGAGCGAAGCACTACATTAATACCGCAGTTAGACAGACCGTTAGAAGGCTTTATGATTTGGGTGTTTCTAAGATTGTCGTTGGTTATCCTAAAGGCATAGCCCGGAGTTCTGATAAGGGTAAGAAGCAGAATTTCCTCCTCTCCCACGTTTGGCGGTTCAATACTGTGATTCAACGGCTTAAAGAGGTCTCGGAAGAGTATGGTATTAGGGTTGTGGTTGTTGGTGAGGCTTTTACTTCGCAGACTTGCCCTCTCTGCGGCCAACGCCATCCTAATGCTCGCTTTGTTAGGGGTTTGTTTAAGTGCCACAGAGAGGGCGTTGTTATGAACTCTGACTTGGTTGGAGCGTTTAATATTTTGGTGAAGGTTAAAGCTATAACCCCGAGCCTGCCGGGTTTATCGGGAGGTAGGGGTAATTGGCCTAAGACCGGGCCAGAGGGGTTGAAAACCCGCTTTATTTTGGGTTTGAATGAGACCCCTCAAACCTCCCTGCCCTTGGGTTAGGGGGTTCTCCAGTGGAACCCCCGCCCTCAGCCGGGAGGAGGTCAGATGACGATGCTCCCGGAAACGTGCTTTCTAGCCAGGTCGGGCGCGTTGGTCTTGACCTCGACCCAGCTCCCCCATCTCCCGTAGTCCTTCCACCTCGTTAGAAACTTGGCGTAGCAGTACTCACAGGCGAAGGCACAGCCGACGTACTGGTTGACCGCCCACTCTACGCCAGGAATTTTGGATCTGGTGTAGATGCTCTTGGCGCGCCTCTCTATAACCCGAACCTTCATAAGGACTTTTTATCCATTCTCCTTAAAAGGTGAGCGGCAATGCTGAGGGTTCGCCGTCGGCCGGTTAAGTACGCGAGGCTTGAGGTGAGGCCGGACGGGACGGTCGTGGTCACCGCTCCGGATGGCTTCGACGTCGATGCCCTGATCGAGAGGCACCGCGGCTGGCTTGAGGGCAAGCTGGCCGAGATAGAGGGCCTTCGCGAGATAGCCGAATCGGGCTTTCCCATCAACGGCGAGTTCTACGGGGTCATCCACGGGAGAAAGCCCAAGGTTCACGAGCGGTTTAAGACCGTCGTCCTCTCACCCAATCCCAGCGATGTCCTTGACTGCCTGAAGAAAATCCTCCGAAGGGAACTCCTGCCCCTCGTGGATTCCTATGCCCACAGGATGGGAGTTAAATATGGAAAGGTCTATATTCGCCATCAAAAGAGCCGGTGGGGGAGCTGCTCCCCCAGGGGGAACCTGAACTTCAATGTCCGTCTTATAGCCCTTCCCAGGGAGCTTAGGGAGTACGTTGTAGTCCATGAGCTCGCCCATTTAAGGCATCTCAACCACTCGAAGGCCTTCTGGGAGCTCGTCGAAAGGTTCTACCCCGACTACAAAACCGCGAGGAAGGAGCTCAAGAAGTGGTGGACAATAGTCGAGCTGAACCCGTACTGGAAGTGGCTGGCGAGGGGCGAGGTTTAAAAATGGGGCGTGTAAAAACCAGGAACCTTCTCAGGTTCCTCGCGCTGATGGCCGACGAGGTAATAGTCGGCATTTTTATCTTCCTGATACTTCCAGGGATAGGCGTGGAGATTCCCCTCTGGGCAGGCTTGCTCGTGATAGCCGTTCTCTTGGCCAAGGACTTCCTCATAGCGCCCTTTGTTCTCGGCGGTGGAGCGGACAAAAGGCCCGAAACCGGCCCAGAGAGTCTGATGGGGAGAACTGCCCTCGTTGTTGAAGACCTTTCACCTGAGGGAGTCGTCAAAATTGACGGTGAACTCTGGAAGGCGGAATGCATGAACGGAACCGCAAAGGCCGGCGAGGGGGTCAGGGTGGTATCAGTTCGGGGCACTAAGGTGCTCGTGGAACGCCGAGGGTAGCTAAAATCCTTGCGACCTCTTCGGGGTTGTTGGTCGTGAACGAGACAGTCCAGCCCTTTCTTTGATGTATCGTGACGCAGCCTTTAGCGGGAAGGTTGAAGTGTATCGTTCCGTAGCAGGAGGTCCATCCCTCTCCAACCCTAAAGCTAGCGATGTTCTCGATGGGGATCGTTTTCCTAACCACAAGCCCAATGACGCCCCTTATCCTCAGCTCGCGCTCGTCTATCTCGATTCTGATTGCAATGACATCGAGGAGCAGAACCGTAACTCCAACCGTGGTCGCGAGCATTATTTCAACGCCTTCGCCTGCCTGATACGTAGCGTAGAGGCCCGCGAACATCGCAAGGATCGGGGTCAGCATGATTATCTGAAATACCCTGTTCGTTAGGGTCTCTTCGTAGAGTGCCATATCCTCACCAGGGGAACTTCTCGGTTAGAGCTTTAAAGTTTGACCTCCAAACTTTCCCGGTGGTACTATGGTGAGAACTATGCCCGTAGACAGGCTGAGCGACGATGAGATTAGGGAGATTTTGACAAAGTACAGAAAGATCGCCCTCGTGGGCGCTTCACCTAAGCCCGAACGCGACGCAAACGACGTGATGCGCTACTTGATCGAACACGGCTATGAGGTCTATCCCGTGAACCCCCGCTATTCTGAAGTCCTCGGAAGGAAGTGCTATCCGAGCGTTCTTGATATTCCCGACGAGGTGGAGATAGTCGACCTCTTCGTAAGGCCGGAGTTCACGATGGACTACGTCGAACAGGCGGTAAAGAAGGGTGCAAAGGTCGTCTGGTTCCAGTTCAACACCTACAACAGGGAGGCGTTCAAAAAGGCCAAGGAAGCTGGCTTAATAGCTGTGGCCCACCGCTGCATAAAGCAGGAGCACGCGAGGCTGACTGGCTAACCCCGATACCTCAGCACGTGGATGTCCCTGACGAGTTTGTGCCTCTCCTCGTAGTCAGTGTACTTTCCAAGAACTTCGAAGCCGAGCCTGGCCAGCCACTTCCTCTCCTTTCTGTATATCCCCCCTCCGCTCAGCCTGTAGGCAGGGAAGACGAAGACCACCCTTCCGTTTCTCTTGAGAACGTCGCCGAAGCTCTCGAAGACGGAATAATAGAACCTGTCCAGCTCGTTCGCTAATCTTATTGCCTCCCCTCTGCTCGGGTTCCTTTTGAGGGGCTTTCCGAGGTAGGGTTCCGTAACTACCGCGTCGAACCTCTGGCGGAAGCAGCGCTTCAGCTTCCTCGCGTCGCAGACCTCAAGGTGTGCCGAGTTTTTGATCCGGAACTCCTTCCTGAGCCATGAGAGGTTCTTCTTGGCTTCGCTTATTCTCTCCGGATCTCGGTCGCTTCCATAAGCTGAAAGCCCTTGAAGGACAAACTCCTGGACTATCGTCCCTATGCCGCAGAAGGGATCCAAAAAGCTGCCCTTCCTCACTTCCGTTAGGTTTACCATTATCCTCGCGAGTCTGGGAGGGATGGAAAGGATGGGCCTCTGAACCGGTCTCTCCACGTCGAGCTTCTTCAGCTCGAACGGGTCGGTAACCTTCACGGTCTCTCCGACCCAGAAGCTCCCGTCCTCACGGGAAAGAAAGACGAAGTCCTTAACCTCGGGGAAGCCTTTCAGGATTAGTTCAGCCGGCATCGCGTAAACTTTAGCCGGCTTAAAGAACTTTGAGGGCCCCTCGGCTTTGAACTCCCTCTTTACCGCGCTTCCCAGCTTCCGCCAGAGCTTCCAGTCGCTCTTCCCGTAGAGGCTGACCGTGAAAAGCCTCGCATATTCGAGTTCTTTTATGGCATCTTCGCCTTCACTAAGGATCTTCACCAACTTGAGAGAGCCGCCGAGCCAGTGGAAGTAGCGCTCAAGCTTGGGGCTTGAGTTAAATACCATCCAGTCACGGTTGGAGTCAATGATTCCAACCTTTAGGTTGAACCTTCTCACAAACGCATGAAATTCCGCTTCACTCAGGAGGGGATTCTTTCCGAATATCACGGCGTACATAGTCGTTCACTCCGCTTACGGTCTTAAAAACGTTCCGAGGGTTAGATTAATAAGAAGAAGCGCGTAATATACTAATTGAGGATTTGGGTAAAATCTACAATCTAATGGGGGATATGTCGTATGATTGCCAAAGAGGTGCTGGCCTCCGTTGAGGTAATTCCAGACCCCTATATAAAATCTGCAACTTATGCTAAAATTGGTGAGAGATTAGCCAAAGCAAGGGACAACCTCTACAAGACCGCCTTTCTCCGCGCAATTGAAACTGCAAAGGAGATAGAGGACCCAGTGACGATGTTCCGTGCCCTCCTTTCCGTTGGGTACTCAATGGGTCGTGCGGGACTCAAATCCGCCAAGAGAATATACCAGGGGGTTCTCGAGGATTCCAGGATGCTTCCGAAGGCCCAGAGGGACCTGATAATGCAGAGTGCCGCCGGCTACATGCTGGCTCTTGGTGAGGTTAATGAGGCGATAACCTACGCCCTGGAGATAGAGAATCCAAAAGCCCGGAACGAAATGCTCCTTGAAATACTGCGCGTCAACACCAGGATGATAGGAAAGGAGCACCTGAAGGTGGCATACAGGCTCAGGAAGAGCAAGCTAATCGTTGACTACATAGATTCTGAACCATATCGCTCAAAGGCTATGCTGGAGCTGATAAAGGCCTATCTGTTCCTGGACAGCTATGAGAACGCCATATCCCTCCTTCTGGAGGTTCAGGTTAAGGACTGGGCCAAGCAGGCCTTCAAGGAGGTCGCTTTCTATCTAAAAGAGAAGGACGTGCTTGGTCATTACATAGACGCCCTGGAGACGGTTGCCAACGACCTCATCAGAAAGTTTGGAAGAGACTTCACGGTGGAGCTGGCGTTTGTATTCGCCCTCAGCGGTGAGGGTGTGCCCGCCCTTGACCTCATAAGGCGCCTTGAGAACAGCGACTCCATCATCGTTGAGATGGCACTGGAGCTCCTCGAAAGGGATCACGATGTGTTGCCCAGCTTCATCTCTGCCATGAATGAGGAAGAGGTGGCCCTCGTCGGGAAGGTCGTTATGAACAAGATCCTTGAGAATCCGAAGAAAGGTAGCTGGGCGATAGTTAAAGCTATCGGAAACGGAACCTCCAGCGAGGAGGTCTGGGCCAAGATAGCCCGCTATCACGTCCTCAAGGGTGAGCTGGAGGGAGCGATGAGAATAGGAAGCCTCATACAGAGCGAGAGACTGCGCTCGATAATAATGGCCGACGTTGCTCACCACTTGGTCAAGAGGGGAGAAGTTGAGAGGGCCATCGATGCAGCGCTTGAGGTCAGAAACTCGAGGTTCTCTTCAATACTGGTCTCCGAGATACTCATCAAGGCTCTGGAGCAAGAGCTTCCGGGGAGGGTTAAGTCATGGAACGGCTCAAGGCACTGATAGGACGAAAGGAGGACAGGGTTGACTTCGTCAGCTACCTCATAACCATCCTCCTGACAAACAAGGAGCTTTACTCCGACGAGATACTGTTCAGGGACGCTGTTGAGGAGATATACCGAACCCTCCGCTCGGAGGTGATGGATAACGGCAGAAAGGACTTGATTGATGCCTACGAGAAGGCGGTTCTCCTGAGGGCGGTCGTTTCCGGCTCGATTGAGGCCCCCGATAAGCTTTTACTGGAGATAAAGAAAGGACTCACCCGGTGGGAGTGATGCTGTTTGAAGTCAAGATCTCCACCGAGGAGAAGTTCCAGATAGTTGATATAACCGACGAGATTCAGCACCTCGTGTGGAAGAGCGACGTGACCAGCGGCATCGCTGTTGTTTTCACGACCCATACCACGACTGGTCTCGCCATAAACGAGAACGAGGCTGGGCTTATTCAGGACATTAGGGCAAAGATGAAGGAACTGATTCCTAAAGGCGAAGGCTACGCCCACGACCGTATAGACAGCAACGCCCACTCACACCTGAGGGCGATCCTCCTTCTGAACCCAGAGGTCGTCGTACCGATAGAGAACGGCGAGTTGCTCCTCGGAACCTGGCAGAGAATCCTGTTCATTGAGCTGGACGGCCCGAGGCACAGGAAGGTCCTGGTGAAAATCTGCAGGTGCTAGACGTACTGTGCGTAATACGCCAGCCTCCTGATTAGCTCGTTGAACCCCTCGTAGGTGACCAGTGACAGGGGTATTGCATCCTGCTCAAGGCGCTTCTTTATTATCTGCCTTATCTCCTCTACCCTCTCCCTCGGCACGAGGTCTATCTTGTTTATGACAACTATTATGGGCTTCTCGTAGCGGAACTTGAGCATGTGGTGAAGCTTCTCCATGCCCCTGTGCAGGCCGACCGTGGCATCGACCATGTGGATGACTATGTCAGACGAGACTATCTCGTTGATTATCTCCCTGAACTTCTCCTCACTGAGAACCTTTCCCCTGAACTCCCTCTGGGGGTCGAAGAGCCCGGCGGTGTCTATGAGGACGAACTCGTCGGCTCCTCCTAGGGGGTTCTTCATGCTCTTCGGTATCTTGAGCTTTCCGAAGCGTCTCCGTATCGTCCCCTTGGTCGTCCCGGGGAGGTTCTCCACCTCTGAAATTTTACCTCCTATGAGGGCGTTCATGAGCGTTGACTTGCCGACGTTCTCGGCACCGATAATCGCAACCTTTATCATACCCTCACCCCACAGATATTTACAAGGCTGGCCTATAAAGGTGATGAGCATGCCCAAGCGGGTCAAACTCGGTCATCATTACTATTACATCGTTACGGTTGATGAGCTGAATTCCGGTGGTTTTCGCGGTAAGAACGTCGTCATCGAGGGCACCATCGAGGACAAGCCTCTGGTGGAGTTCCTCCCCATGGAGTTGCCTGGTTACAGGACGACCTTTAAAGTTTCCGGCCTCAGGGTGGAGTTCTCGGGAAGCCCGTGCCTCGGAAAGGGCGAATGGGTGAAGGTCTATGGGAGATTCCTCGGCGACTGCATAATGGCGAGCGCCATCGAGACCGAGAGGGCAGTTTTCACGACGGAGGAGTGAAAATGTCCCTTCTCGACCTTTTCCTGGAAGCCGGAAACCTGAAGAGGCTCCCCAGAACTGGCTGGCTCCTCAGGGGTGTTTCAAACCCCGAGAGCATAGCAGACCACAGCTACCGAGTGGCGTTGATAACCCTCTTTCTGGCCGATGAGCTAAAAGCGAGAGGCGTTGAGATAGACGTTGAGCGGGCCCTCAAGATAGCCCTTCTCCACGACTTGGCGGAGGCGAGGGTCACAGACATACCTCTGACGGCGCAGTACTACCTCGACAAGGGCAAGGCCGAGAAGAAGGCGGCGATGGAGCTCTTCATCAAAACATCGAGTCCGAGGGAGTACTTCAGGCTGTGGAGGGAGTACGAGGAGGGGCTTAGCTTGGAGGGCAGGCTCGTGAAGTTCGCCGACAAGCTGGAGATGCTAATTCAAGCGTATGAGTACGAAAGGGCCGGCTTTTCCAATCTCGACGAGTTCTGGAAGGCCGTGGATTCCCTCCGGAAGAGCGAGTTCTACGGGCACTTCCGGGAGCTGGTGGAGGGGCTTGTGGCCTTGAGAAAACAAAATCGTTAACGTTAATTCTTTTGTTTGCTCA from Thermococcus sp. MAR1 includes these protein-coding regions:
- a CDS encoding TrmB family transcriptional regulator, whose amino-acid sequence is MEEKEIKSLLREFGLNEYEVRAYLTLIRNGPLTAGELATLSKVPQPRIYDVIRTLMAKGFVTTSQGRPKQVIPLNPESVMDAIKQRYDERIEALKSALEEIYTPHGEIGSVIVVKSRITLEDYIRRAIKNARFHMSIAVPRGFLKKLEKDLRKKKENNVRINLFVYGENDVPLVANEIRVRDVPDPIIIIQDRDMGVYLPYEALGGGSSLHGYGLIIQDNNLLFMLDRYFYHALWPTGRIVYREERELKLPREYIHIRELVADLKTFGLAGIGVEVIGRFVRSGEPVHITGTIVEFFEDEHKVISNITVETEDGARYIVGGWNASLEDIEAERIVLFE
- a CDS encoding glycerate kinase; translation: MDAKTVALEIMRAAIENADPYRAVRRSISVDGNRLMVFGKELPVRGKIYLLAFGKAACSMAKAIVDVLGERIGEGVIVTKYGYAENCPKLGRLKVIEAGHPVPDENSLLGGKLGLELAEKVGEDDILLVLISGGGSALFLLPEEGISLGDKIRTNELLLKSGAKIYEINTVRKHISAVKGGKLAKRVKGTVISLILSDVVGDPLEAIASGPTVKDPTTFQDAFRILKLYGVWEKLPKSVKRHIELGLEGKAGETLKEDLPNVHNFVVGSNTLACESALKKARELGYNAAILTTTLEGEAREVALAIGSIVQEVARYDRPVPKPAVLIAGGEWTVTIEGEAGLGGPNQEFALSIARKIEGLNAVVLAVDTDGTDGPTDAAGGIVDGKTLGLLREAGIDVEEALRRHDAYNALEKAGALLKTGPTGTNVNSLVVAVIPKRL
- a CDS encoding diacylglycerol/polyprenol kinase family protein, yielding MNRIPRRELVRKGWHVLPGILGAPIIVFTPKWVTLVVVWFFAFLYTLQHLKLLRGWSFTVPIADLSYRTMAREDERDNFLGSFLLWVTMAIICTVFPKIAALSALWVSTFGDCCNAIAGQLLGGPRIPWNRRKTLIGSTVMLVVSILALWASHRVLELDPSPAIIMGVAMVATLLESLPLHSAYDEFTVPFSTAFLVWLAYGGALLSPVW
- a CDS encoding RNA-guided endonuclease TnpB family protein → MKRSVTVKLQPSKAQEKILFELAYASAIIWDKLNYQRLKQFKEFGKIDFGTTEKEAYHEFKNWIGGSTVQQLARKNAEAWRSFFSLNRRKKKGELPEWFKPRPPKFVREENGRKLFVIPLRNDQYRINGNVLELRRLGKFGRLKLQFKGRIHLRGKQGRLEITYDPIKRKWYAHVSFNVEEKLENGEWVKLPRTPKGSLSAGIDLGVNNLMAVYVENGESFLVNGRPLKSIDFYWRKRMADYQSKLNKSGAKTSRKLKRMHEKAKLRAKHYINTAVRQTVRRLYDLGVSKIVVGYPKGIARSSDKGKKQNFLLSHVWRFNTVIQRLKEVSEEYGIRVVVVGEAFTSQTCPLCGQRHPNARFVRGLFKCHREGVVMNSDLVGAFNILVKVKAITPSLPGLSGGRGNWPKTGPEGLKTRFILGLNETPQTSLPLG
- a CDS encoding M48 family metallopeptidase codes for the protein MLRVRRRPVKYARLEVRPDGTVVVTAPDGFDVDALIERHRGWLEGKLAEIEGLREIAESGFPINGEFYGVIHGRKPKVHERFKTVVLSPNPSDVLDCLKKILRRELLPLVDSYAHRMGVKYGKVYIRHQKSRWGSCSPRGNLNFNVRLIALPRELREYVVVHELAHLRHLNHSKAFWELVERFYPDYKTARKELKKWWTIVELNPYWKWLARGEV
- a CDS encoding NfeD family protein translates to MGRVKTRNLLRFLALMADEVIVGIFIFLILPGIGVEIPLWAGLLVIAVLLAKDFLIAPFVLGGGADKRPETGPESLMGRTALVVEDLSPEGVVKIDGELWKAECMNGTAKAGEGVRVVSVRGTKVLVERRG
- a CDS encoding CoA-binding protein, which encodes MVRTMPVDRLSDDEIREILTKYRKIALVGASPKPERDANDVMRYLIEHGYEVYPVNPRYSEVLGRKCYPSVLDIPDEVEIVDLFVRPEFTMDYVEQAVKKGAKVVWFQFNTYNREAFKKAKEAGLIAVAHRCIKQEHARLTG
- a CDS encoding TRM11 family methyltransferase, which codes for MYAVIFGKNPLLSEAEFHAFVRRFNLKVGIIDSNRDWMVFNSSPKLERYFHWLGGSLKLVKILSEGEDAIKELEYARLFTVSLYGKSDWKLWRKLGSAVKREFKAEGPSKFFKPAKVYAMPAELILKGFPEVKDFVFLSREDGSFWVGETVKVTDPFELKKLDVERPVQRPILSIPPRLARIMVNLTEVRKGSFLDPFCGIGTIVQEFVLQGLSAYGSDRDPERISEAKKNLSWLRKEFRIKNSAHLEVCDARKLKRCFRQRFDAVVTEPYLGKPLKRNPSRGEAIRLANELDRFYYSVFESFGDVLKRNGRVVFVFPAYRLSGGGIYRKERKWLARLGFEVLGKYTDYEERHKLVRDIHVLRYRG
- a CDS encoding prenyltransferase → MIAKEVLASVEVIPDPYIKSATYAKIGERLAKARDNLYKTAFLRAIETAKEIEDPVTMFRALLSVGYSMGRAGLKSAKRIYQGVLEDSRMLPKAQRDLIMQSAAGYMLALGEVNEAITYALEIENPKARNEMLLEILRVNTRMIGKEHLKVAYRLRKSKLIVDYIDSEPYRSKAMLELIKAYLFLDSYENAISLLLEVQVKDWAKQAFKEVAFYLKEKDVLGHYIDALETVANDLIRKFGRDFTVELAFVFALSGEGVPALDLIRRLENSDSIIVEMALELLERDHDVLPSFISAMNEEEVALVGKVVMNKILENPKKGSWAIVKAIGNGTSSEEVWAKIARYHVLKGELEGAMRIGSLIQSERLRSIIMADVAHHLVKRGEVERAIDAALEVRNSRFSSILVSEILIKALEQELPGRVKSWNGSRH
- a CDS encoding secondary thiamine-phosphate synthase enzyme YjbQ, coding for MLFEVKISTEEKFQIVDITDEIQHLVWKSDVTSGIAVVFTTHTTTGLAINENEAGLIQDIRAKMKELIPKGEGYAHDRIDSNAHSHLRAILLLNPEVVVPIENGELLLGTWQRILFIELDGPRHRKVLVKICRC
- a CDS encoding Era-like GTP-binding protein translates to MIKVAIIGAENVGKSTLMNALIGGKISEVENLPGTTKGTIRRRFGKLKIPKSMKNPLGGADEFVLIDTAGLFDPQREFRGKVLSEEKFREIINEIVSSDIVIHMVDATVGLHRGMEKLHHMLKFRYEKPIIVVINKIDLVPRERVEEIRQIIKKRLEQDAIPLSLVTYEGFNELIRRLAYYAQYV
- a CDS encoding HD family hydrolase, with translation MSLLDLFLEAGNLKRLPRTGWLLRGVSNPESIADHSYRVALITLFLADELKARGVEIDVERALKIALLHDLAEARVTDIPLTAQYYLDKGKAEKKAAMELFIKTSSPREYFRLWREYEEGLSLEGRLVKFADKLEMLIQAYEYERAGFSNLDEFWKAVDSLRKSEFYGHFRELVEGLVALRKQNR